One segment of Leuconostoc lactis DNA contains the following:
- the brnQ gene encoding branched-chain amino acid transport system II carrier protein encodes MTNKKLTWQQLVLIASLIFGMFFGAGNLIFPVQLGQLAGGNWLPATLGFLVTGTVVPFLAMLAVSVTHGRSVYDVAKPVGHWFGLAFLVAIHLTIGPFFGTPRTAATAFSMGVAPFLAPKDQGLGMLLFSGVFFGLAYYLTVKQSGLMKWVGKYLNPLFLALLLVVLLLALVMPMGSTHQAVSATYQAHAGFQGILDGYNTMDGIALLALAVSVVYAVKALGFRDAQVSQVLAKAGLLSIVAEAVLYAALVLLGVTSLGQFKAAANGGDAFAQIVAHYAGNFGTALTGVVVTLAVFTTAMGLFVSFAQDMHLVFPKVSYLWFLRVIAFGSFVTANAGLTNIVAWSVPVLMFLYPISLVLIMLSLTAKYFNYAPVVYRSVVGFVVLPALLDALASSPFMSGKLAQQVVNTYHQLIPFSALGFGWLVPAAVGAFVGLGAYSLAQMTQKSSVTVKVDESF; translated from the coding sequence ATGACAAATAAAAAACTCACTTGGCAACAACTAGTTTTGATTGCTTCATTAATCTTCGGGATGTTCTTTGGCGCTGGCAATTTGATTTTTCCAGTCCAATTAGGCCAGCTCGCTGGTGGTAATTGGCTACCAGCAACACTTGGTTTCTTAGTGACAGGGACGGTGGTGCCGTTTCTCGCTATGCTCGCTGTCAGTGTCACCCACGGTCGGAGTGTTTATGATGTTGCCAAGCCGGTTGGTCATTGGTTTGGCTTGGCGTTTCTGGTTGCCATTCATTTGACGATTGGGCCATTTTTCGGCACACCCCGTACAGCCGCAACCGCCTTTTCAATGGGGGTTGCCCCATTTTTGGCACCAAAAGATCAAGGGCTCGGTATGCTGTTATTTTCAGGCGTCTTTTTCGGGTTAGCTTACTATTTAACGGTCAAACAATCTGGTTTGATGAAGTGGGTCGGGAAATATTTAAATCCACTGTTTCTCGCATTGTTGCTCGTCGTCTTGTTGTTGGCGCTCGTGATGCCAATGGGAAGTACGCATCAAGCGGTGAGTGCAACGTATCAAGCCCATGCTGGTTTTCAAGGTATTTTAGATGGTTATAATACCATGGATGGCATTGCTTTGTTAGCCTTAGCTGTTTCAGTGGTCTATGCCGTGAAAGCGTTAGGATTCCGTGATGCGCAAGTCTCACAAGTTTTGGCAAAAGCCGGCTTACTCAGTATTGTGGCGGAAGCGGTGTTATATGCCGCATTGGTATTGCTTGGGGTGACGAGTTTAGGACAATTTAAGGCCGCTGCTAACGGTGGCGACGCTTTTGCCCAAATCGTTGCACATTATGCTGGTAATTTTGGGACGGCTTTGACAGGCGTCGTGGTGACATTAGCTGTCTTTACCACGGCGATGGGCTTATTTGTCTCATTTGCCCAAGATATGCATTTGGTATTTCCCAAAGTGAGTTATTTATGGTTTTTGCGGGTCATCGCCTTTGGGTCATTTGTCACAGCAAATGCGGGCTTGACGAACATTGTGGCTTGGTCAGTCCCTGTCTTAATGTTTTTATATCCAATTTCACTGGTGTTAATTATGCTATCGCTGACGGCAAAATATTTCAATTACGCACCGGTTGTCTATCGCAGTGTGGTGGGCTTTGTTGTCTTGCCAGCGCTACTAGATGCTTTGGCTAGTTCACCCTTTATGTCCGGTAAATTGGCGCAACAAGTTGTGAATACTTACCATCAATTAATCCCATTTTCAGCCTTGGGATTTGGCTGGTTGGTTCCAGCTGCGGTTGGGGCGTTTGTTGGTCTTGGTGCTTATAGTTTGGCCCAAATGACGCAAAAATCCAGCGTGACAGTAAAAGTTGATGAGTCGTTTTAA
- a CDS encoding PTS sugar transporter subunit IIB, with amino-acid sequence MAMDNKKMMLVCDQTPTVTRLVSAIKKAATAQEKSYTIIVTSQSHVDEQLRAVQPDIVLLTPELAYLKTEMQRQTDEFGVLLAVINLSDYTQMAGANILLTAEQLLVT; translated from the coding sequence ATGGCCATGGACAACAAGAAGATGATGCTGGTTTGTGATCAGACACCAACGGTTACCCGATTGGTGTCGGCAATAAAAAAAGCGGCCACGGCACAAGAAAAAAGCTATACAATTATTGTGACATCTCAGTCCCATGTTGACGAGCAATTGCGTGCGGTGCAGCCAGATATTGTTTTACTGACACCTGAATTAGCTTATCTTAAGACGGAAATGCAACGTCAAACTGATGAGTTTGGGGTGTTATTAGCAGTGATTAATTTAAGTGATTATACGCAAATGGCTGGTGCCAATATCTTGTTAACAGCAGAACAATTGCTGGTCACTTAG
- a CDS encoding ECF transporter S component, protein MTNQKTRYYIMTTLFVAIVFVQTLVPWLGTMPLGAFVIGASATIVQFTVALAGIILGPKYGAIVGFFWGMSSFFNALTHPGTIGSLMFQNPLTALLPRILVGLIIGWLFNRFLRQRPVAVRTLGLGLLGILAALINTVGVVLLTAIGFTVMQTNFTGIPNHNLLGWLISIVSFNAIFEIIVGCILVMVIGNVIVPIAARAGLTGGTK, encoded by the coding sequence ATGACAAATCAAAAAACGAGATACTATATTATGACAACTTTGTTTGTGGCAATTGTATTTGTCCAAACACTGGTGCCCTGGTTAGGCACGATGCCATTGGGGGCTTTTGTTATCGGCGCTAGTGCGACGATTGTTCAGTTTACAGTGGCGCTTGCAGGGATTATTTTAGGACCCAAATATGGGGCGATTGTTGGCTTCTTTTGGGGAATGAGTTCGTTTTTCAATGCGTTAACGCATCCGGGGACAATTGGTTCGTTAATGTTTCAAAACCCACTGACGGCTTTGTTACCACGTATTTTGGTCGGGTTGATCATCGGCTGGTTATTTAACCGATTCTTACGGCAACGTCCCGTTGCAGTGCGTACGCTTGGTTTGGGATTGTTAGGTATTTTAGCAGCTTTGATCAATACGGTTGGTGTGGTGTTACTAACCGCAATTGGCTTCACTGTGATGCAGACGAACTTCACTGGCATTCCAAACCACAATTTGCTGGGCTGGTTAATTAGCATCGTATCATTTAATGCGATTTTTGAGATCATTGTGGGCTGCATTCTCGTGATGGTGATTGGTAACGTGATTGTGCCAATTGCTGCGCGTGCAGGCCTAACTGGTGGGACAAAATAA
- a CDS encoding 2-keto-4-pentenoate hydratase, producing the protein MTLTDEQAALAQQLFEAYQQHTPLDQADFVDTVSDFETAYQVQDAVMAQKDVPTAGYKVSLTSPETKAMFAADAPLYGAQVADKFLPSGTDLQLTDFNEPLVEVELLFTAKVALTPDMSVETLLKNTWVAPALEVPDARFKDWFPTLNKYLVLSDCAVGGAVVAGDNRDGATLAVAELADVQATLTHNDTMVAQGTGAAVLDNPVLALHWLVGKLAAQGKDFPAGTKASTGTFLLPPQLTAGQWRATFTDGFGEVVVNVKGK; encoded by the coding sequence ATGACATTAACTGACGAACAAGCGGCCCTTGCGCAGCAACTATTTGAGGCTTATCAGCAGCACACGCCGTTGGATCAAGCAGATTTTGTGGATACGGTGTCTGATTTTGAGACAGCTTATCAAGTACAAGATGCCGTTATGGCACAAAAAGATGTGCCAACAGCTGGCTATAAAGTGTCGCTCACGTCACCAGAGACGAAGGCGATGTTTGCAGCCGATGCGCCATTGTATGGGGCACAAGTGGCGGATAAATTTTTACCATCTGGTACTGACTTACAGTTAACCGATTTTAATGAACCCTTGGTTGAAGTCGAGTTACTCTTTACGGCGAAAGTGGCTTTAACACCTGATATGTCTGTCGAAACCTTATTGAAAAATACCTGGGTTGCGCCAGCTTTAGAAGTACCAGACGCCCGTTTTAAAGATTGGTTTCCGACCTTAAATAAGTACCTTGTTTTGAGTGATTGTGCAGTAGGTGGCGCAGTAGTTGCCGGTGACAATCGCGATGGCGCTACCTTAGCGGTTGCCGAATTGGCTGATGTGCAAGCCACACTAACCCATAATGACACGATGGTTGCGCAAGGGACAGGGGCAGCGGTGTTAGACAATCCCGTGTTAGCATTGCACTGGTTAGTGGGCAAATTAGCGGCACAAGGAAAAGACTTCCCAGCAGGTACAAAGGCGTCAACGGGGACATTCTTATTGCCACCACAACTCACCGCTGGTCAATGGCGTGCCACTTTTACCGATGGCTTTGGTGAAGTAGTCGTCAACGTGAAAGGAAAGTAA